The window GTCCCTTCGTTTCAATCTGCGCGGCGCGTCCGCCGCCTGCGCGCTGGCGGCCACTGTGGTGAGCGGCTCGGCCGCTGCCAGCACCATCAACCAGAACACTTCCTGGACCATCACCCGCACCGGTGCCACGAGCACCTACCGCGTGGTGGCCTACGGCGACTCGATCTTCGCCGGCTACAACGGCAGCCTCTTCAGCGTGGCGCGTCGCGCGGCCCCCTACGCCAGCGGCGAGTACCTGGGCAACCAGTGGAACGCCAACATCGAGGTGGTGCGCCGCACCAAGTCGGGCGCCAAGGCGGACGACATCTACAACAACAAGATCGTCGCCGAGCGCTCGTACATGCAGGACGCGAAGACGCGCGTCGTGGTGTTCGAGATGTGCGGCAACGACTACCTGCAGGCGCGCACCGCGTTCAAGGACCAGACGGGCACCTGTAACTACGCCCCCCTGGACACGGCGTTGGCCAACTGCACCACGTATATGGAGCGTGGCATGCAGACCATCAACCAGTACGCGACCTCGGCCAAGGCCAAGGTCATCATGAACATCTACTACCCCGGCTACAACGCGGACAACGTACAGACCGCGTGTACGGACTCGTCCACGGGCACCAAGGTGAACCGCCGCGACAAGTTCCTGCCGTACCTGGCCAAGAGCAACTGGCGCGCCTGCAACCTGGCGGCGACGTACGGCTTCAAGTGCGCCGACGCGTTCGCCGAGAGCATGGCGAGCGACTACGACTCCAACGGCGACGGGCAGAACGACGTGGACGCCATCCGCTTCCGCGCGGGTGAGTCCGAGGCGGCCTATGTCGCTCGCATCGTCTCGCTGAAGGCGACCCTGCGCGACTCCAACACCAAGTACGTCAACGCCAGCACCAGCTTC is drawn from Hyalangium ruber and contains these coding sequences:
- a CDS encoding SGNH/GDSL hydrolase family protein, which encodes MSLRFNLRGASAACALAATVVSGSAAASTINQNTSWTITRTGATSTYRVVAYGDSIFAGYNGSLFSVARRAAPYASGEYLGNQWNANIEVVRRTKSGAKADDIYNNKIVAERSYMQDAKTRVVVFEMCGNDYLQARTAFKDQTGTCNYAPLDTALANCTTYMERGMQTINQYATSAKAKVIMNIYYPGYNADNVQTACTDSSTGTKVNRRDKFLPYLAKSNWRACNLAATYGFKCADAFAESMASDYDSNGDGQNDVDAIRFRAGESEAAYVARIVSLKATLRDSNTKYVNASTSFDYLQSDDTHQTYYKSTIGTGSGSAAPDFTAAQIVGGKNPEWNKWGHERTGWSISTYNPAAP